One Thioclava sp. ES.031 genomic window, CGATAGCGGCTTCATCTCGAAATCCAATGAGCGCCGCGAGGTGGTCGAGATCGAGGTGAAGAACCTCACCGACAAAGGCTGGCCGATGCGGGTGATCGACCGGGTGCCCTATTCCGAACAGGAAGACCTGAAGATCACGACCAAGGCGACCCCGCCCGCGAGCGAGAGCGATTACGACCATCGCCGCGGCGTGCTCGCATGGCGCTTCGATCTGGGCGCAGGCGAGACCAAGACGATCCGCACCGAGACCACGCTCAGCTGGCCCACCGATCAGGTCCTGCGCTAAGGCAAGGCTGCGCGAACAGCCCCGCGCGCGGCCGAGGCCCGCGTGATCAGGCCGCGTTTCGCGGATCGGCCGCAGCGCGCAGTTTCGCGAGCAGCGACGGCGAGAGGCGCAGGAACCCGCGCGCGGGCGGCTCGGCCTTCGCCGCCTCGGGGGGCTGCGCCTCTGCACCCCCGGTCTTTTCGGTTCCCTTGGGCGTCTTCTCGTCCGGCGCGGCTTGCGGCCCCGCCGCCTGCGCGGCCTGAGCCGCGGCATATTCGGCAGCAGCCGCCCGTGCTGACGCGCCCTCCTCCACGGTCGCGCCCTGCCCCGCCGTCGCACCTACGATCTTGGTGCGCCCGCCATCGTCGCCCGGAAACGGCGCGCCGAACCGCAACACAAGCTCCGTCAGGCTCGGCCCGATCTCGTCGAGCAGCATCAGGAAGCGGTTGGTGGGCCATGCGTGCAGCCCCAAGGCCCCGCCGCCTGCAAGCCGCAGAACGAAGCCCTCCCCCCGCAGCCGATGTTGCAGATCGAACCAGTCGCGCGCCTGATCCAGCGCCTCCTGCACCGCGTGCATTTCCGGCAGCGGCGCTTTCGCAGCAGGCGCTTCGGGCGCTGCCTCCTCCGCCAGACCGTCCTGCAACACGCGCCGGATCAGCTCTGCCGGGGGCAGACCGAACGCACGCGCTTCCGCCGCGATGCGGTCGATCAGATCGAGCGGCAGGCGCAGAGAGACAAGGCGGTGCTGAGAACAGGAGCGGGATGCAGATTGAGACATGGCGGGTCGAAGCTCGTTCGCATTGGCGGGGTTCCCCCAGCCTCGCGCATCAAGCTTAACAGCCCGTGAACACCAGTCGGATTTCCGCCGCAGCGGAGCCGTCGGCCCCGCGCGGGGGGCCAACGGAAAAGGCAAAGCCTCAGAACGTCTCGAACCGATCCGTGTCGGCGTCATATTGTTCGAGCACGCCTTCGCCGATGTCATGGCGCAGCCCGTGCAGCGTCATCCGATCCGCATCGAGCGCCTCGCGCACGAAGGGGAAGGTCATCAGGTTCTCGAGGCTGACTTTCACCGCCTCACGCTCGAGCGCCAGCACTTGCTGATCCTCGGGCAGGTCGGTCACGCGCTCGTAGCCCGGGCGCAGCAGGTTCAGCCAGGTGCCGACGAAGGAGCTTTTCTCCTCCAGCTCCGGCGCATGGCCCGAGCACATCGCATGGCAGCCCGCGACGCCGCCGCAATTGGAGTGGCCGAGCACGATCAGATGCGCGACCTTCAGGCTGGTCACCGCATATTCGACCGCAGCCGAGGTACCGTGGTGATCGCCATCGGGCGTGAATTCCGGCACGAGGTTCGCGATATTGCGGTGGATGAAGAACTCGCCCTGATCGGCGCCGAACATCGAGGTCACATGCACGCGGCTGTCGCAGCAGGCGATGATCATCGAGCGCGGGCGCTGCCCTTCGGAGGCGAGACGGCGATACCAGGCGCGGTTCTCGTTAT contains:
- a CDS encoding carbonic anhydrase produces the protein MREHVKPLPSYLVSRYQGWHATTYNENRAWYRRLASEGQRPRSMIIACCDSRVHVTSMFGADQGEFFIHRNIANLVPEFTPDGDHHGTSAAVEYAVTSLKVAHLIVLGHSNCGGVAGCHAMCSGHAPELEEKSSFVGTWLNLLRPGYERVTDLPEDQQVLALEREAVKVSLENLMTFPFVREALDADRMTLHGLRHDIGEGVLEQYDADTDRFETF